The DNA region AAGTCAAATTGTTTCTATGGCTAGTGGAAAGATggtatttgtaactcttaaaattgctCTCCTCGGGGGCCTGCTTGGGGTGGTGGGGCCCCCGGGGCGCCGCTCTTCAGCTGCGGCAAACACTGCGGAGGCCGAAGAGCACGAATCCATTCACTCGAGAACAGGAGCAGGAGTGGCGGCGGAGGAACCGCACCGTCCTCACGTATGTGGCCGCGGCAGCCATGGAGTCTTACGCTGCGGTTCCCCTCTACCGCCTGTACTGCCAGACTACAGAACTTGGTGGATCACCTGTAGCAGGTCATGCTTCAGACCAGATTGAGACTATGGTACCTGTTAAAGACCGAATCATTAAAGTCACCTTCAATGCAGATGTGCATGCAAGTCTACACTGGAATTTTAAGCCTCAACAAACAGACATATATGTAGTACCAGGAGAGACTGCACTGGCATTTTACAAAGCTAAGAATCCTACTGACAAATCAATAATTGGAATTTCTACATATAATGTTGTGCCATTTGAAGCTGGacagtattttaataaaatacagtGCTTCTGTTTTGAAGAACAAAGGCTTAATCCTCAAGAGGAAGTAGACATGCCagtatttttcttcattgatCCTGAATTTGCTGAAGATCCCAAAATGGCAAAAGTTGATGTGATCACTCTCTCTTACACATTTTTTGAAGCAAAAGAAGGACATAAATTACCAGTCCCAGGTTATAACTGAAATaagaaatttctttcctttgcgctttctaatttttttgtctcaattttataatttttggaAAATCATGTTCTCaggatgaaagaggaatattagtgggaaaaccatttttattttaaaccagaatcataagtaactttttttttatgaataccttttaaaatctcttagCTTGTATGAGGCTATAAAAATAGAGATACTACTAAAAAATCCCAGGTGCAGATTTTGACTAAAAACAACTTTGCAGATTTGTAAGGTAACATtcaaatcattttttcctttggagtggtatatcaaaaaaagaaagatcagtaTGCAAGTATGGAACTGATAATCTGTTAAAGATCATTTAAATACCAAAAAAGCTTTTTGCTCTAAAATGGTGTCCCAATAGATCACCTCATTCAGGTCTTCTGTTAAAGATGAAGATGCTGGAgcccagagagataaaatgatttgcctaacaTACAGCTAGTTATTGGCTAGCATCCAGGTCTCCAACTAGCCagatctttccattatgccatcaTGGTTATCTGGAAATGCATTTtgctgctattttttaaaaatctgtttctgtagtcagtaatttttaaaaatagcatgtACTTCATTATTCAAACAGAAGTCTGGTCAATCATTCGCAAAAGTGTTATTCCATGATACTTTCCCTAGACTCATGCTGCCTATGCTAATTTATAGGCTAAGTTACTAAAACCTTACAAAGTTTGTTAAGTCActctatatatataaaatatctgtaTATAGAAGCAAAAGGATTATAATCTACTCCAGGGCAAAGAGCAAATATAGGATTTGAATTTCAAActctttaaattgtttttttcctcacTAAAATTCAATTGCTGTTTTAAATTTGCAATATTTAAGTGTTTCAATTTTTTGGTAATTGGCACAGAAATAATGCCCTTGTAAATTGGAAATGGAGTATATTAGTATTTCTACCAGATTATATTTATAGTGAGGGCTCCAAACAATTGGATACTTACCATCTGATTGTATGTATGGTACTATGTGCTTTTTCTTGGCATCAAAAACTCTTTTGTGAAGAAACAATATTAACttgtatattaaattatttttaatactaaaaaaaattgcTCTCCtcatcatagtagttagaagtatacatagactgAGCGTGTGGTACTAAAACGTTCAGGTAGATATGCagaaaaaatcaaggggtgaaaaagaggatagcactgagagaaaaagaagagaagtaatacggggtaaattatatcaaataaagagGCCTGGGAAGAAAAACTTAAAGTGGAAGGgacaatgttttatttatatatatacacacacacacacacacacacacacatataaactatTATAGTGGAGGGGACAATGAAGGTGATGacagacaatcaataaaatattctCATCAGCAATAACAACACTCATTGGAGTATAGAATCTTAACTCTAGACCtctagaaggagaataagaaaggtagtgaaggaggggaataataagagggAGGTGAAATAGGGAGAGTGATTAAAGagctatagagaagtagaagaataaGGATGgtttgtaaggattaaaattggAGTTTTTGACTCAAGAAGAgtgttataaagtaatattgtggttaccaattttaaaatatagcttaAGTGAAAATGACTTataagcagcttttatttacaaagaggtagaaagagtgaaagtgggaaatgtagataaAAAGGCAGATTCTTAAGCCCACCAGCCCTAAGAGCTT from Gracilinanus agilis isolate LMUSP501 unplaced genomic scaffold, AgileGrace unplaced_scaffold60893, whole genome shotgun sequence includes:
- the LOC123256558 gene encoding cytochrome c oxidase assembly protein COX11, mitochondrial-like, which translates into the protein LSSGACLGWWGPRGAALQLRQTLRRPKSTNPFTREQEQEWRRRNRTVLTYVAAAAMESYAAVPLYRLYCQTTELGGSPVAGHASDQIETMVPVKDRIIKVTFNADVHASLHWNFKPQQTDIYVVPGETALAFYKAKNPTDKSIIGISTYNVVPFEAGQYFNKIQCFCFEEQRLNPQEEVDMPVFFFIDPEFAEDPKMAKVDVITLSYTFFEAKEGHKLPVPGYN